A genomic window from Nicotiana sylvestris chromosome 11, ASM39365v2, whole genome shotgun sequence includes:
- the LOC104248596 gene encoding uncharacterized protein isoform X2 produces MKDSDWVLYTWNELQKEEARKKMIKNQRSVVDNEVKTLNDQNGSFEKTTLDKQQPKGINEEASALGETKDNVIENAGKGVSSESKSVHESADEPANEDVGTSLQLKLANEDVGTSPQQNDVAQAKKQKME; encoded by the exons ATGAAAGACAGTGATTGGGTGTTG TATACGTGGAATGAATTGCAAAAAGAAGAAGCCCGTAAGAAGATGATAAAGAACCAAAGATCTGTTGTAGACAATGAAGTCAAAACTCTGAATGATCAAAATGGCTCTTTTGAGAAGACAACACTTGACAAACAACAGCCAAAAGGCATCAATG AAGAAGCCTCTGCACTTGGAGAAACTAAGGATAACGTCATCGAGAATGCAGGGAAAGGTGTATCTTCTGAATCTAAAAGTGTTCACGAGTCAGCTGATGAA CCTGCTAATGAAGACGTTGGGACCTCTTTACAACTTAAGCTTGCCAATGAAGATGTTGGGACTTCTCCTCAACAAAATGATGTTGCACAAGCAAAAAAGCAAAAG ATGGAGTGA
- the LOC104248596 gene encoding uncharacterized protein isoform X1 has product MKDSDWVLYTWNELQKEEARKKMIKNQRSVVDNEVKTLNDQNGSFEKTTLDKQQPKGINEEASALGETKDNVIENAGKGVSSESKSVHESADEPANEDVGTSLQLKLANEDVGTSPQQNDVAQAKKQKVLLQNLNFFSLSIVLAVEFFHIVYITCSENKVT; this is encoded by the exons ATGAAAGACAGTGATTGGGTGTTG TATACGTGGAATGAATTGCAAAAAGAAGAAGCCCGTAAGAAGATGATAAAGAACCAAAGATCTGTTGTAGACAATGAAGTCAAAACTCTGAATGATCAAAATGGCTCTTTTGAGAAGACAACACTTGACAAACAACAGCCAAAAGGCATCAATG AAGAAGCCTCTGCACTTGGAGAAACTAAGGATAACGTCATCGAGAATGCAGGGAAAGGTGTATCTTCTGAATCTAAAAGTGTTCACGAGTCAGCTGATGAA CCTGCTAATGAAGACGTTGGGACCTCTTTACAACTTAAGCTTGCCAATGAAGATGTTGGGACTTCTCCTCAACAAAATGATGTTGCACAAGCAAAAAAGCAAAAGGTACTATTACAGAACTTAAATTTTTTTTCCCTTTCAATTGTGCTGGCAGTTGAGTTCTTTCATATTGTCTACATAACTTGCTCCGAAAACAAGGTAACCTAA